The sequence CTTTCGAGCATCCTGATCAGACACTCGATATACAGGATTTAGTTCATGCTTTTCAATTATTTATGACTTTCTCTTACCCACAAATTCTCGCGAGGACCCTAATTAAAAAGATACTTTTTCATGTCATAATTTGACGTTGCCCGCCGCGGCTGCATTCGAGGCATGCAACAATGAGGAGCCTCGATGAAAATCGCGAGCCGGCTTCCATCGTTGAAATAAGTGAAAAATCCGATTCATTTTTGAGAAAAGGGACCGAAAAATGCGGAAAGATGCTTTTGGGATAGCTTTATTGTTACTGCTTCAGGTGTTATGGATTTCCTCCGCGGTGGCAGAAGACCAGGAGCCGCGCAGGGTCGTGCTCGACAACGGGATGACCGTTATCCTGCTCGAGAACCATAATTCCCCGGTGGTAACCATTCAGGCATGGGTGAGAGCGGGGACGGTTACCGAGCAGGAATTTATCGGCAGCGGGGTCTCACATTTCGTCGAGCACATGCTGTTCAAAGGGACGGACCGGCGAAGCGTCGGCCAACTGGGGGAAGAAGTGAAGGCGGCGGGCGGCCAGACCAACGCCTATACCGGCTATGACAGGACGGTCTACTATATAACCTTCCACAGGGACTCATTCGATAAGTGCCTCGATATTTTAAGCGATGCCTTGATGAATTCGACTTTCGATCCCGCTGAAGTCGAGAAAGAGCGTGAAGTAATTCTCAAAGAGATAAAGATGAATCGCGATGACGCATTCCGCCGCCTGTACATGAGGGCGCAGTTGACGGCATACGCGGTTCATCCGTATGGCAATCCGGTCATTGGGTATGAGAATCTGCTGAGGAATCTGACGCGCGACGACCTGGTCACTTACTATAAAAGGCTGTATATTCCCAACAATATCACGTTTATAGCGGTCGGCGATCTTGATGCGGATGATGCATTCCCGAAGATAGAAGCCGCCTTCGCCGATTTTCAGCGAAAATCGATCTCTCCCATCACTGTTCCTTCAGAGCCGCCCCAGGAAGGGGGGCGCGAGTACAGCGAGGAGTTTGATGTCACCGTGGCCCAGAGCATGATGGGGTTTCACGGGCCGAGCCTTTTTTCAGACGACGTGTATCCGATGGACGTGCTGGCGATCATCCTGGGCGGCGGCGATACCTCGCGCCTGTACCGGGAGCTGCGGGAAAAGCAAGGCATTGTCTATCACATAGATGCATGGTCGGCTACACCGAGGGATCCCGGCATGTTCTGGGTCAGCAGCTCATTTGAGCCGGAAAACGCGGAAAAGGTAAGGCAGGCTATTTGGCAGCAAATCGAAAAAGTAAAGGCGGAGCAGGTAACCGAAGAGGAACTGGAAACGGCGAGGGCGAAAGTGCTGAGCTCGTATCTGTTTTCCAGAGAATCCGTAGAGGGCCAGGCCAGAAGCCTTGGAACGGGCGAAGTAGAGGCCCATGACCTCAATTATGATAAGCGGTATGTCGATTCGGTCGCGCGCGTGACTGCCGCGGAGATCCAAGGCGTCGCCAGGAAGTATTTCTTCGAGGAAAACATGGTCGTGACGGCCCTGTTTCCGAGAGGAAAAGGTCCGGCGGCGGAGGTCGTTCAGCGGGAAGAGCGGCATGTTCCGCAGATAGAGAAAACCGTTCTCTCAAATGGGATTACGTTGCTGCTTCGCGACGGCCCCAGTACGGAAACCGTTTCGATAAAATCGATTTTTCTTGGCGGCGCGCTGGCGGAGACTCCGGAAACCAATGGAATCACCAATCTCATGAGCAAGACGATGCTGAAGGGCACCAAGACGCGCTCGGCTGAGGAGATTGCGGCGGCAATCGAGTCGCGCGGCGGCACCATGAGCTCGTTCTCCGGCCATAACAGCTTCGGATTTGACGTGAGCATGCTCAGCAGCGATGTTGAAACAGGGCTTGCCGTGCTGGGCGATGTTGTCGCTAATCCTGTTTTCCCCGAGCAGGAAATGCAGCGAGAGAAAATGGCGGCGCTTGCCAATATCAAGAGCGTCAACGACGAGATCTTCTCGTCTTCGATGAAGTTGTTCCGCGAAACCATGTTCAATGGACATCCCTACAGTTTCCTGCTGCAAGGAGATCCTGAGGTAATTGCCTCGCTTACTCCGGACGATCTGCGGGCGTTCCACACGAAGGCGGTCAATCCGTCGCGAATGGTTCTCAGCATATTCGGCAAGATTGATGAGGAGCGGGTTATTGATCTCGTCCAGGAGTATTTCGGCTCGCTCGGACCAGTGGAATCTCCCGCCCCTTCAGCGTTTCCTCCCGATTTCCCGGACGTTATCACCCGGGCGCAGCGGGAGTTGAACAAGGAGCAACTCTCCATAGTTATTGGGTTCCCCGGCGTCACCGTCGCCAATCCCGACAGGTACCCGCTCGATGTGCTGACCGCCCTGCTCAACAGTCAGGGCGGGAAACTGTTCCAGGTTCTGCGCGACGAGCAGGGTCTGGCTTATTCTGTCGGCGCATTCAATCTCGTGGGCGTCGAGCCGGGCGCATTTGTCATGTACATCCTCACGATTCCTCAAAAGCAGGATGACGCAGCCGCCGGAATGCTCGACGTGATTCGTGATATCAAAGAGAGCGGCGTCCAGCCCCAGGAGCTTGAACGGGCGAAGATCGAACTCATCGGGAAGCACGCAATCGGGCTGCAAACCAACAGCCAGATTGCCACGGAAGCTTCGTTTGACGAGCTTTACGGACTTGGCTACGACAATTACAAAACGTATGATGAGAAAATCAGAGCGGTAACCGCCGAAGACATTCAGCGGGTGCTGTCGCTAGTCATCGATTTCGATCGCTACGTCATGGTCCGGGTTGGCGACGTCGACATGCAAGGTGAGTAGCTTTCGGGCGGAGTGAACAACACAAGAATTGTTGGGAGAAAGGAGCGTGCGCTTTGGAGTGTAACAAAGAGAGGAATCTGCGCAAGTGCAATTGCAGCTATGAGCCGTGCAGCAGAAAAGGTATCTGCTGCGAATGCGTCGCCTATCACCGTGCCTCGAATGAATTGCCGGCGTGTTTTTTCCCGGACAGCGTCGAGAAGACGTATGACCGCTCGTTCCGCCGGTTCGTCCAGATCCACAAGTAGAGAAGGCATGGCGTCGCAAAAATCTTCGATAAGGGGATTGAAACGTTGAGGTAATTCTTTCGGGCAGCTTTCATTAGAAATCGGCCGACAGCCGGACGAGGAAGTCAAGCAATCCGAAATCGTATCCGGAAAGCGCCCAGTAGAGGAAAGCCAGAGACAAGACGAGCAGCATTGTGTAGGGGATTAATGCAATGGTCACGGCCGTCGGATAGGCGATTCTATGCATTTGTCGTAGTCCCACTGTCACCAGTACGAATTGCCAGACTCCGCCTACCAGCGCTCCCACGAGGGGAATGAAGAAAAAAATGTTTGTTCCGGCGCTGTAGCATACCACCCTCAACGTCGACTCAAACCTTGCATGCCGACTGGTCATCAGCACCACAAAGACGTGATACAGAAGGCACGCCCCCACAAGAACGAGCAGTCCGAGAAGGGGTGAAGCAACAATGCTGCCGATCCCGATCAAAGTGCGCCGGGTGAAGAGCAGGGAATAATCCGGCGCGTCGCCGCGAAGGAAAGCAACTGCCCTGCCCGGGTATCCTCCTCTTATAAGGCGCCAGGACAAGCCACCCCCCAACCCGATCAGTGTCCAATAGAATCCGTACAAAAGAGGACTTTGATATTCTCGGATAATAGGGACGCGCGAGAAAAAATGGAAAGGCGTAAAAAGTGATTGCGCCCAAGTTTTTGTGAAGGCGTGCCAGCCGCCGAGCTGTTGGCGACACTCCCAGGGAACGTACGGCCCGCGCGCCATCGCCTTCGAAACTGTCCCTGTCTCTTCCCGCCGCGTCGGTTCGTTCTGCCGGACCGGCTCGGGCTCGGGAGCGGGCGGTTTGACTGGTTCTGCGCCTTGTTCGCACGGCTCGCAGATGAACCCATCCGCGTCTTCATTGGCGCAGGCATAGCACAGCAGCCTTCCACAATTCTTGCAATGGGCCATCGCGTCAATGTCGGGATGGAAAGCGCATTTGGAGCGGCTTTCCTCGAGGAGCCGGTGCGAGCTGGGCCGTCGCGGCGGAGACGGCGAATGAAAAATATCCAATTCCGGCTCATCTGAAGGTTCTTCTTTGGAGGGCTTTGGCGGGGAATCGCCTTCGCTGAACACGAAGTGACAGTTGGGGCAGATATGGCTGCTCGTATGATCTGAACTGAACTCGGTGCTGCACCGGATACATTGGACGATCATTAAGACGCCCTATTATATTTCACCTTCCGGACATCAGTAAACGGGAGTCAGCCAGTGCGAGTATTCCGGCAGTCTGTTTTGAACCATGTCGAAATAAAGAGCCTGCAACTTCAGCGTGAGTTCGCCCGGGTTGCCATTCCCGATAGCGCGTCGATCCACCGCGGTTACCGGCGCCACCTGTGCGCCCGTGCCGCAGAAGAAAAGCTCATCGGCAAGATACAGCTCCGTTCGGCCGATTGGGCGAATGACGGTTTCTATGCCCATTTGCTCGCGCGCGAGCTGAATGATCGTATCCCTGGTAACTCCTTCCAGAATATCCGACGTTACCGGAGTTGTAATTAACTCGCCATCGCGCACCATGAACAAATTCATTGCGCTTCCTTCGGAGACAAAGCCGTCTTGCGCGAGCATGATCGCTTCATCGAATCCGTTTTCCTTGGCTTCCGTCGATGCCAATGCCGAATTGATATAGATACCCGTTGCCTTGCTGCGCGCGGGAATGCAATTATCCGGTACCCTGCGCCAACTCGATACCATTACACTCAGGCCTCTGGCGGTGTCCAAGTAATCGCCCAGCTTTATGTTGAAAACGGTGAACTCGTCCTTCAGATCGTCGATGCGCGGCCCGAGTTCGTAGGAACTCTTGTAGGCTATCGGTCGAATGTACATATCCTGGCGAAACTCGTTCATACGAGCCAGTTCGACGGTGATTCGGCAGGTCTCCTCGATCGAAAGGGGAAGCCTGATTCTGAACAAGTTGAAATTCTTGAACATTCGCTGATAATGTTTCTGCAGTTTGAATATGTACAACTGGCTCTCATTTCCGTTCCAGTAGCCGCGTATCCCTTCGAACACTCCGGTTCCGTAATTGAACGTATGGGTCATGATACTGACTTTCGCGTCCTCGATTGGTACAAAATTGCCCTCAAAAAAGGCATAAGCCCCAAAATCCATTTTCATAGGTTCTCCTGAATCTCTCCGATTCACGCGCCGGCTGGAAAAGCCAAACCTGCTTTTTCTCTTGGAGTTGCAACTGATTATATCAGAACATTTTTTTTGGTTCAAGCGTTTTTGCCCGCTTGGACCCGCTTGGGCCGGTCGCGACTTTAAAAAAATGATAACTGGTTCGATTTTTGCTACCTTTTTTGTGCTGGGAAACGGCGCCTCTGCCGATTTTTTGAGGCAGCGGGTCCGATGATACAACTTATCAACACTGCCAACAGGTTTTGCACAATATATAGTAGGGTTGTGCTTGTGGAAGGGAAGCTTTGGATCAGTTAGTAAAAATATACCAGGAATCGGAAAAACTGAGAGCCCTGCAGGTTAATTACTTGCCGCAGGAAATCGTGTTTTCCGAAGGCGAGAATACATCGGAGATGTACATCCTGTTATCGGGGAAAGTGG comes from Candidatus Abyssobacteria bacterium SURF_5 and encodes:
- a CDS encoding insulinase family protein, with product MRKDAFGIALLLLLQVLWISSAVAEDQEPRRVVLDNGMTVILLENHNSPVVTIQAWVRAGTVTEQEFIGSGVSHFVEHMLFKGTDRRSVGQLGEEVKAAGGQTNAYTGYDRTVYYITFHRDSFDKCLDILSDALMNSTFDPAEVEKEREVILKEIKMNRDDAFRRLYMRAQLTAYAVHPYGNPVIGYENLLRNLTRDDLVTYYKRLYIPNNITFIAVGDLDADDAFPKIEAAFADFQRKSISPITVPSEPPQEGGREYSEEFDVTVAQSMMGFHGPSLFSDDVYPMDVLAIILGGGDTSRLYRELREKQGIVYHIDAWSATPRDPGMFWVSSSFEPENAEKVRQAIWQQIEKVKAEQVTEEELETARAKVLSSYLFSRESVEGQARSLGTGEVEAHDLNYDKRYVDSVARVTAAEIQGVARKYFFEENMVVTALFPRGKGPAAEVVQREERHVPQIEKTVLSNGITLLLRDGPSTETVSIKSIFLGGALAETPETNGITNLMSKTMLKGTKTRSAEEIAAAIESRGGTMSSFSGHNSFGFDVSMLSSDVETGLAVLGDVVANPVFPEQEMQREKMAALANIKSVNDEIFSSSMKLFRETMFNGHPYSFLLQGDPEVIASLTPDDLRAFHTKAVNPSRMVLSIFGKIDEERVIDLVQEYFGSLGPVESPAPSAFPPDFPDVITRAQRELNKEQLSIVIGFPGVTVANPDRYPLDVLTALLNSQGGKLFQVLRDEQGLAYSVGAFNLVGVEPGAFVMYILTIPQKQDDAAAGMLDVIRDIKESGVQPQELERAKIELIGKHAIGLQTNSQIATEASFDELYGLGYDNYKTYDEKIRAVTAEDIQRVLSLVIDFDRYVMVRVGDVDMQGE
- a CDS encoding branched-chain amino acid transaminase, which translates into the protein MDFGAYAFFEGNFVPIEDAKVSIMTHTFNYGTGVFEGIRGYWNGNESQLYIFKLQKHYQRMFKNFNLFRIRLPLSIEETCRITVELARMNEFRQDMYIRPIAYKSSYELGPRIDDLKDEFTVFNIKLGDYLDTARGLSVMVSSWRRVPDNCIPARSKATGIYINSALASTEAKENGFDEAIMLAQDGFVSEGSAMNLFMVRDGELITTPVTSDILEGVTRDTIIQLAREQMGIETVIRPIGRTELYLADELFFCGTGAQVAPVTAVDRRAIGNGNPGELTLKLQALYFDMVQNRLPEYSHWLTPVY